A stretch of the Panicum virgatum strain AP13 chromosome 9N, P.virgatum_v5, whole genome shotgun sequence genome encodes the following:
- the LOC120691196 gene encoding uncharacterized protein LOC120691196 isoform X1, producing MVMDEPLDFEKEEDPLLPAPRPTKRRKKVIGLDDLLLDYFETGKDKLKVKPTKSNRRPREYGSDDENKDVRENEITCCKLFDDCEEKAKELDARDDVPPWGQQIFGCQKAPSNLKDIGVEACQLLRSFCVNEHLGFDLEIQQGEGFLEGMLMDGWLLKLVQICGSVEDSIASWTLTKLLYSSNKKIQVSATDFWDSILSLDEDDKLLVNLGYFPSYSVLKCAILSYGYLFETSGTKASTSESATADGSDVGPPHNIIAWLRVVFACCKIRKVCSIFSASEAEELLVIVISLLLDRGLEGLLLILGDCLNSLVLYFNTSEWESSCVMVAESIAQRVTMDLNCLRIVDCITAITGTNVCGKFLRSQLALQLLKINFGLKVGSVEKMLKLVTSINVKERECDFFRLYVCLVLMDNLLFSSDAFRDNAMIVDTWRNYLRTCSTQIEFRNWRLYAPKVRNKASYLLQGAVFRKSGDDGSLAPR from the exons ATGGTGATGGACGAGCCCCTCGATTTCGAGAAGGAGGAGGATCCCCTCCTTCCTGCCCCGCGTCCCACCAAGAGG AGGAAGAAGGTTATTGGCTTGGATGATCTCCTACTCGATTACTTTGAAACTGGCAAGGACAAGCTCAAAGTTAAGCCTACCAAATCTAATCGTCGCCCCAGAGAATATGGTTCAGATGATGAAAACAAGGATGTTAGGGAGAATGAGATTACATGTTGCAAATTATTTGATGACTGTGAGGAAAAG GCCAAAGAGTTGGATGCTAGAGATGATGTACCTCCATGGGGTCAACAAATTTTTGGCTGCCAG AAAGCCCCCTCAAACCTTAAAGATATAGGTGTGGAAGCTTGTCAACTTTTGCGATCATTCTGTGTGAATGAGCATCTAGGTTTTGATCTAGAGATCCAACAAG GAGAGGGGTTTCTTGAAGGCATGCTGATGGATGGATGGCTTCTAAAGTTGGTTCAGATATGTGGTTCTGTTGAAGACTCAATAGCATCATGGACGCTAACGAAGT TGTTGTATTCATCCAATAAGAAGATACAAGTTTCTGCAACTGACTTTTGGGATAGTATTCTTTCCCTAGATGAG GATGACAAACTGCTGGTCAACCTTGGGTATTTTCCAAGCTACTCTGTTCTAAAATGTGCTATACTTAGCTATGGGTATCTATTTGAGACTTCTGGCACTAAAGCTTCAACATCTGAAAGTGCTACTGCAG ATGGCTCTGATGTTGGTCCACCTCATAACATCATTGCATGGTTAAGAGTTGTATTTGCTTGCTGCAAAATCAG AAAAGTGTGTTCCATATTCTCGGCTTCTGAGGCAGAAGAACTTCTTGTTATTGTCATTTCCCTCCTTTTGGACCGTGGGCTTGAAGGCCTGCTGCTTATATTGGGAGACTGCCTGAATTCACTTGTATTATACTTCAATACTAGTGAGTGGGAAAGTAGCTGTGTGATGGTGGCTGAATCAATTGCCCAGAG GGTTACTATGGACCTTAATTGTTTAAGGATAGTTGACTGCATTACAGCCATTACTGGGACCAATGTGTGCGGCAAATTCCTAAGGAGTCAGCTGGCACTTCAGCTGCTGAAGATTAACTTTGGCCTTAAG GTGGGAAGTGTTGAAAAGATGTTGAAGCTAGTCACATCCATCAACGTGAAGGAGAGAGAATGTGACTTTTTCAGGCTTTATGTGTGTCTAGTATTGATGGACAACTTACTCTTCTCAAGTGATGCATTCAGAGATAATGCCATGATCGTTGATACTTGGCGTAATTATCTGCGCACCTGTTCCACGCAGATTGAATTCAGAAACTGGAGATTGTATGCACCAAAG GTCCGGAACAAGGCTTCGTATCTCCTGCAAGGTGCAGTATTTAGAAAATCTGGTGACGATGGTAGCCTTGCTCCTCGGTGA
- the LOC120691196 gene encoding uncharacterized protein LOC120691196 isoform X2 — MVMDEPLDFEKEEDPLLPAPRPTKRKKVIGLDDLLLDYFETGKDKLKVKPTKSNRRPREYGSDDENKDVRENEITCCKLFDDCEEKAKELDARDDVPPWGQQIFGCQKAPSNLKDIGVEACQLLRSFCVNEHLGFDLEIQQGEGFLEGMLMDGWLLKLVQICGSVEDSIASWTLTKLLYSSNKKIQVSATDFWDSILSLDEDDKLLVNLGYFPSYSVLKCAILSYGYLFETSGTKASTSESATADGSDVGPPHNIIAWLRVVFACCKIRKVCSIFSASEAEELLVIVISLLLDRGLEGLLLILGDCLNSLVLYFNTSEWESSCVMVAESIAQRVTMDLNCLRIVDCITAITGTNVCGKFLRSQLALQLLKINFGLKVGSVEKMLKLVTSINVKERECDFFRLYVCLVLMDNLLFSSDAFRDNAMIVDTWRNYLRTCSTQIEFRNWRLYAPKVRNKASYLLQGAVFRKSGDDGSLAPR, encoded by the exons ATGGTGATGGACGAGCCCCTCGATTTCGAGAAGGAGGAGGATCCCCTCCTTCCTGCCCCGCGTCCCACCAAGAG GAAGAAGGTTATTGGCTTGGATGATCTCCTACTCGATTACTTTGAAACTGGCAAGGACAAGCTCAAAGTTAAGCCTACCAAATCTAATCGTCGCCCCAGAGAATATGGTTCAGATGATGAAAACAAGGATGTTAGGGAGAATGAGATTACATGTTGCAAATTATTTGATGACTGTGAGGAAAAG GCCAAAGAGTTGGATGCTAGAGATGATGTACCTCCATGGGGTCAACAAATTTTTGGCTGCCAG AAAGCCCCCTCAAACCTTAAAGATATAGGTGTGGAAGCTTGTCAACTTTTGCGATCATTCTGTGTGAATGAGCATCTAGGTTTTGATCTAGAGATCCAACAAG GAGAGGGGTTTCTTGAAGGCATGCTGATGGATGGATGGCTTCTAAAGTTGGTTCAGATATGTGGTTCTGTTGAAGACTCAATAGCATCATGGACGCTAACGAAGT TGTTGTATTCATCCAATAAGAAGATACAAGTTTCTGCAACTGACTTTTGGGATAGTATTCTTTCCCTAGATGAG GATGACAAACTGCTGGTCAACCTTGGGTATTTTCCAAGCTACTCTGTTCTAAAATGTGCTATACTTAGCTATGGGTATCTATTTGAGACTTCTGGCACTAAAGCTTCAACATCTGAAAGTGCTACTGCAG ATGGCTCTGATGTTGGTCCACCTCATAACATCATTGCATGGTTAAGAGTTGTATTTGCTTGCTGCAAAATCAG AAAAGTGTGTTCCATATTCTCGGCTTCTGAGGCAGAAGAACTTCTTGTTATTGTCATTTCCCTCCTTTTGGACCGTGGGCTTGAAGGCCTGCTGCTTATATTGGGAGACTGCCTGAATTCACTTGTATTATACTTCAATACTAGTGAGTGGGAAAGTAGCTGTGTGATGGTGGCTGAATCAATTGCCCAGAG GGTTACTATGGACCTTAATTGTTTAAGGATAGTTGACTGCATTACAGCCATTACTGGGACCAATGTGTGCGGCAAATTCCTAAGGAGTCAGCTGGCACTTCAGCTGCTGAAGATTAACTTTGGCCTTAAG GTGGGAAGTGTTGAAAAGATGTTGAAGCTAGTCACATCCATCAACGTGAAGGAGAGAGAATGTGACTTTTTCAGGCTTTATGTGTGTCTAGTATTGATGGACAACTTACTCTTCTCAAGTGATGCATTCAGAGATAATGCCATGATCGTTGATACTTGGCGTAATTATCTGCGCACCTGTTCCACGCAGATTGAATTCAGAAACTGGAGATTGTATGCACCAAAG GTCCGGAACAAGGCTTCGTATCTCCTGCAAGGTGCAGTATTTAGAAAATCTGGTGACGATGGTAGCCTTGCTCCTCGGTGA